One stretch of Tepidibacter hydrothermalis DNA includes these proteins:
- a CDS encoding LacI family DNA-binding transcriptional regulator has translation MITIKDVAKRAGVSISTVSRVINNSKPVSNEIRQRVLKVIEETGYTPNPLARSLVTKKSQLIGVIVPDISDFFMGELLNGIEEVGKIYDYDIVLCNSYGEPDEELKYINLLKSKQVAGIIFVSWKMNQKHVDVIEKANIPAVYISKNATEFDVYSVSINNFEASYDMTKYLIENGNKKIAFMKSSAQDNIMDSDRYRGYKKALKEANIEIDETLVKEGDDTSESGYYLMSEILEAKNIPDAVFASRDEIAVGVINCILDAGYKVPEDISVSGYNDIKLASLYRPALTTIKQPIYDMGAVSIRMIVKIINNEGLEDKKILLPYSLIERQSVLKK, from the coding sequence ATGATTACTATAAAGGATGTAGCTAAAAGAGCAGGAGTTTCTATATCGACAGTTTCAAGGGTAATCAACAATTCAAAGCCTGTAAGCAATGAAATTAGACAAAGAGTATTAAAAGTAATAGAAGAAACTGGATATACTCCAAATCCATTAGCTAGAAGCTTAGTAACTAAGAAAAGTCAATTAATAGGAGTAATAGTACCGGATATATCTGATTTTTTTATGGGAGAGTTACTTAATGGAATAGAAGAAGTAGGTAAGATATATGATTACGATATTGTTTTATGTAATAGTTATGGAGAACCTGATGAAGAATTAAAATATATTAATCTTTTAAAGTCAAAGCAAGTAGCAGGTATAATATTTGTATCATGGAAGATGAATCAAAAGCATGTAGATGTAATAGAAAAAGCAAATATACCAGCTGTATACATAAGCAAGAATGCAACTGAATTTGATGTTTATTCTGTAAGTATTAATAATTTTGAAGCATCTTATGATATGACCAAATATTTAATAGAAAACGGAAATAAAAAAATAGCATTTATGAAATCATCTGCACAAGATAATATAATGGATTCAGATAGGTATAGAGGATATAAAAAAGCATTAAAAGAAGCTAATATAGAAATTGATGAAACTCTTGTAAAAGAAGGCGATGATACTAGTGAGTCTGGATATTATCTTATGAGTGAGATTCTTGAAGCTAAAAATATACCAGATGCAGTATTTGCATCTCGTGATGAAATTGCAGTGGGTGTTATAAACTGTATATTAGATGCGGGATATAAGGTGCCAGAGGATATATCTGTATCGGGTTATAATGATATTAAATTAGCATCTCTATATAGACCAGCTCTAACAACTATAAAACAGCCTATATATGATATGGGAGCTGTATCAATTAGAATGATAGTTAAAATAATAAATAATGAGGGATTAGAAGATAAAAAAATACTTCTTCCTTATAGTCTTATAGAAAGACAGAGTGTACTTAAAAAGTAG